A stretch of DNA from Oryza brachyantha chromosome 4, ObraRS2, whole genome shotgun sequence:
TATACTTACTCACAACTTAGAGAATGGACTACGCGTTCAATTGCAAGTCTTGTATAAGCAGGTTTCACTTAGAGTCTTATATGATACTAAGCCATTAGTAGACTACCCCGAGCTCGGGTGGAGCGTATAAGTCATACTCCATAGTTTTTCATAAGCTTTTCAGGAGATTCACTCAAAATCTCCATTGTCCGTGACTAACAATCAAGCTCATATAGGTGTATTCTTTCAAAAATGCTTTGTATGGCAACAACTTTGCTATTTAAAGTCAACAAAATACTAAGGCAATTGCCAACATGCTTTACAGCTTAAGAGTATATTGTTTGAGTGCACAGTATGTGCATTTTATGTAAATAACGAgactaaataaaacaaatgcaataaattaattttgttatttgaaatttaatcgaacaatagatttttttcgggagcattcttaaaaaatatcgtgAGCATTGGTAGCCAGGATGACTCTATATTTTCGAAGACCCTAGGCAAACTCAGCATTATAGGCCATTaagactatttttaaaattataatatatagttatataaatcatatgaCACAATCATATCAATGAAcattattaaacataaaattaaagaatTTAAATAGATGAATGCCTTAAATTGTTAATAAGAAATACCTACTGTGTTTTATAGAGATCAACTTCTATGATCATTTCTTGAAGCAAAATCATCAATCATATTTTTGAGATTAATATTGTCCAAAATATTATTCTCGATGTTTTGCGGAGAAATAGGATAAGGGGCCCCCTCCCAACGTGGGATCTAGGTCGTCGCCCCCTCTGCCCTATGGTCTGAGCTGGCCGTGTTGGTAGCCTTATCTTTGTATGAATGCTCCACATTTTTATgaccttttaaaaaataaaataaatacatatttttattttccatatcccaaaataaatttgtcataaataatatatcgCACAACAAACTCTTAACTATTAATAGTCTCATgcgataaatttttatattttcaataatacaatttataaatttatatgttcaataaagggtaaaatggtcatttttatagaaattagacggtcaactgacgagaggggCATGGAAtagatcaaaatcaaattttgcgTGTATACAAGGAATTAAGCAAAATTCAGGGGCATGTAAGGGactagctaaaattttaggggtATACAGGGGATTATTCCATTTAAAATAGTCTATAGTgtcatgttttgtttttaacgAGTACACTTGGTAAAAATCTATTAGCGTAGTATATCAATGTCATGAAATATCATTTCTCGCCTTTTGTTAACACCTCCGTTCATTTCACAGACATATGAATATAGTAGTTATAAAGGTGCCAAGTTTCTCTCATCGATATCCTTGTGATGCTTGCGAGGTTGCTTTGACTACACACAACCATAGCACTTAAAACTTTTAACAAACGGAAACTTATGGATTAAGCACATACTGCAAAAAttagaaagggaaaaaggaacaaCCCTGCACACTCATAACCTTTACCaataaaatttagacaagacaaGACTATTTTCTTAGATTCTACTATCTCTACGTAGATAGGAGCCATTAACGAGATTTCTGTCAATATATAGTTGGGACATGCTACACGTTCTTCAGATCcatgattttttctaaaaagtaaACTTCATATCTACTATACCAATACATTGAACAGAGGTATGTGATCCATTTCCCGTTAGGACAAAGGATTCCGGCGCAACCTGATACGAAGAAAACAACATGGATATCAGCAGAAACATGTACATTGGCACATTTATTAACCCACTGTCTAGTACATTGATTAACTGAAAAAGCAGTAGGTAAATTACTATACCCGCTCTTATCTCTAGTTTAGATAATAGTCACATTGACTGATTTAGTAGTCTACCTTGTAGGTGCCTTCACCCCCTTGAGTTGTGGACACTTCTCGGCAAGATGACCAGGCAATCTACACACTGAGCAAGTTTTATCTTAGCGGTTACTGTTCTTCTTCTTAAAGTTGGTGGTTTGTTAGACGGTCCACCATCACCATTGGTCACGACATCTTTTTTCTAAGCTTTCTCTTCGACATCAAGAGACAGAGCAATGGCGTGACTGGATCTGTTTCATTCTGTCTTCCGATGCTTAAATGAGCTCATATGCTAGCttctaaaaactttataaCCTGCTCTACATGCAGCTGCAGGCAAGGCACAAATCCAGGAGCCATACAGGGCTCAATCGGACGCCATGTAAATACTTTTCTGGGCCAACCATCAAGTGCACAACGAGGGCTGTGCTAATCTGCATCCCCTCTTTTCGGTAATTAAACCGTAGCCATAGCGAATAGCGACCGGATGAGAACAATAATCCaaccgttttaaaatataagtatttctgttGTCTTGATGCATTTTAAGAAATGagcataaatttttatactttggaATGGATGTAGTAaatcctttctttcttttttgcaatttAGCATTTTTCAATACCCAAACTTGATATGTTTCAATAAATCGTTACTCACATATTCTTGTGATCATTACAGAAGTTACCGACAAAAAACTTGAAAGTTCACAAAAATTTCACTCTAGCAAGAATGTCTAATTCCCGACGATTACCATGCCGGGTAGACATTTCATTCAAAACGGAGAGGAAGTGTTAACACGCCTGAAAGTCCGTCTGTATTAAGTGCTGTAACTCCCTTGCTCAGATGAATCCTCCCTGCATATTATTtcaataaatttgtttataaatttaaagagaAAATAGCTCAGCAATTTATGGCACCCTGAAAAAACATGCTAGTAGATTTGTTGTTATCAACTTATCATCCTCTTATcactaaataataattggtggtGTGCATCATAAATAGTTTCTGTTTTGAATTTAATCTGCCCAATATTTGAGTAAAGCAGAAGggtaaacaaaaattaaacttcTTTTTCTCTACATGCTTCTTCAGATATACAACTGTGTAAAATACTTACTGTATGGCCGAGTAAAAACAATGTTTTGGTGGTATCTCAAGTTCATCAGCACTTTTTTCAAACATATCTAAAACTTTGCTCATTGTGGGGCGAGAGTTAGGTGATACTTGTATGCACCACAGGCCAATTACGGCCATTTTTCTTGCAATCTCCTCAGTTTCATATTCCATGTCAAAAGTGTGCAAGCTTCCAAGATCTGCCAGACACCTATAAATCCAGTCCGGAAAATACATTTCGCTCGGGTTTTCAACACTTGATTTCAAGTTTTTCCTTCCTCCTACCATCTCAAGAAGCATCATCCCGTAGCTATACACATCTGACTTGGTCGAAACAACTCCAAATCGCCTCGAAAATACTTCTGGCGCAATAAACCCAATAGTTCCTCGCATACCGGCCATTGAAAGGTAGCTCTCCTTCGGGTTGCATAACTTCGCCAAGCCAAAATCCGCAATTTTGGGGACAAAATCATGGTCAAGTAGAATATTGTGCGGTTTGATGTCAAAGTGTATGATTCGTGTGTTACAACCTCGGTGCAAATACTCCAATCCTCTCGCAATACCTGTTGCTATCTCATAAAGTTTGTCCCATCCTAgagttatttttgaattttcagcATAAATGAATTTGTCCAATGATCCATTCGGCATGTACTCGTAGATGAGAGCTCGCTTTGAGGCCCCCaaacaaaaaccaacaagTGTGACCACATTAATGTGAGAAGTCCTTCTAATGCTGATAACCTCATTTACAAATTCTTCTCCATTACTTGTCAAATCATGGAGAAACTTCACAGCAACAGGGTTACCATCAGGTAAAGTACCTTTGTATACCGTTCCATAGCCACCTTCCCCTAGCTTCTCACTGAAAGACCCTGTCATATCCTTTAGTTGTGAGTACTTGTATCTCTTGGGTGCTAGTGAACCATAGTTGTCAAGTAGCTCTTCAATATTCTCC
This window harbors:
- the LOC102720874 gene encoding LEAF RUST 10 DISEASE-RESISTANCE LOCUS RECEPTOR-LIKE PROTEIN KINASE-like 2.5, with translation MDSRLALAAVVCAIVLCATPAALAQTVQVWTRGGRAYSLTCYTRFEVVPFYRPPNATSLVVAAASPATPPALQPTESGVSTIAAVLLVMSCIIVVVKSRSRAKFEMIIGKNSNRKENIEELLDNYGSLAPKRYKYSQLKDMTGSFSEKLGEGGYGTVYKGTLPDGNPVAVKFLHDLTSNGEEFVNEVISIRRTSHINVVTLVGFCLGASKRALIYEYMPNGSLDKFIYAENSKITLGWDKLYEIATGIARGLEYLHRGCNTRIIHFDIKPHNILLDHDFVPKIADFGLAKLCNPKESYLSMAGMRGTIGFIAPEVFSRRFGVVSTKSDVYSYGMMLLEMVGGRKNLKSSVENPSEMYFPDWIYRCLADLGSLHTFDMEYETEEIARKMAVIGLWCIQVSPNSRPTMSKVLDMFEKSADELEIPPKHCFYSAIQ